The following coding sequences lie in one Miscanthus floridulus cultivar M001 chromosome 9, ASM1932011v1, whole genome shotgun sequence genomic window:
- the LOC136481185 gene encoding probable serine/threonine-protein kinase WNK6 isoform X3: MAPDPDLSGGEQAEPPDEVDDPDVDEVDPTGRYFRQQRLRRGGSHRGGMGQSLQHKHILKLYASWLDKKKRTVNIVTELFTSGNLRENLPYEAQES; the protein is encoded by the exons ATGGCTCCGGATCCGGATTTGTCCGGCGGCGAGCAGGCGGAGCCGCCCGACGAAGTGGACGACCCCGACGTCGACGAGGTCGACCCCACCGGCCGCTACTTCCGG CAACAAAGGCTTCGACGTGGTGGAAGTCATCGAGGTGGCATGGGCCAAAGTCTCCAGCACAAGCACATCCTCAAGCTCTACGCCTCATGGCTCGACAAGAAGAAAAGGACCGTCAATATCGTCACTGAGCTGTTCACGTCTGGCAACTTGAGAGAGAAT CTACCGTACGAAGCACAAGAAAGTTGA
- the LOC136481185 gene encoding probable serine/threonine-protein kinase WNK6 isoform X1, which translates to MAPDPDLSGGEQAEPPDEVDDPDVDEVDPTGRYFRQQRLRRGGSHRGGMGQSLQHKHILKLYASWLDKKKRTVNIVTELFTSGNLRENFSLFRVKRNTELALFAFHSEGKQLYRSCYLHHPPLMIYSMLWCG; encoded by the exons ATGGCTCCGGATCCGGATTTGTCCGGCGGCGAGCAGGCGGAGCCGCCCGACGAAGTGGACGACCCCGACGTCGACGAGGTCGACCCCACCGGCCGCTACTTCCGG CAACAAAGGCTTCGACGTGGTGGAAGTCATCGAGGTGGCATGGGCCAAAGTCTCCAGCACAAGCACATCCTCAAGCTCTACGCCTCATGGCTCGACAAGAAGAAAAGGACCGTCAATATCGTCACTGAGCTGTTCACGTCTGGCAACTTGAGAGAGAAT TTTTCACTTTTCAGGGTTAAAAGAAATACAGAGTTGGCTCTTTTTGCTTTCCATTCAGAAGGGAAACAGCTGTACAGAAGTTGCTACCTTCATCATCCCCCTTTAATGATCTACTCCATGTTATGGTGTGGTTAG
- the LOC136481185 gene encoding probable serine/threonine-protein kinase WNK6 isoform X4: MAPDPDLSGGEQAEPPDEVDDPDVDEVDPTGRYFRQQRLRRGGSHRGGMGQSLQHKHILKLYASWLDKKKRTVNIVTELFTSGNLRENG; encoded by the exons ATGGCTCCGGATCCGGATTTGTCCGGCGGCGAGCAGGCGGAGCCGCCCGACGAAGTGGACGACCCCGACGTCGACGAGGTCGACCCCACCGGCCGCTACTTCCGG CAACAAAGGCTTCGACGTGGTGGAAGTCATCGAGGTGGCATGGGCCAAAGTCTCCAGCACAAGCACATCCTCAAGCTCTACGCCTCATGGCTCGACAAGAAGAAAAGGACCGTCAATATCGTCACTGAGCTGTTCACGTCTGGCAACTTGAGAGAGAAT GGTTAA
- the LOC136481185 gene encoding probable serine/threonine-protein kinase WNK6 isoform X2: MAPDPDLSGGEQAEPPDEVDDPDVDEVDPTGRYFRYKEVMGSGAFKTVNKGFDVVEVIEVAWAKVSSTSTSSSSTPHGSTRRKGPSISSLSCSRLAT, encoded by the exons ATGGCTCCGGATCCGGATTTGTCCGGCGGCGAGCAGGCGGAGCCGCCCGACGAAGTGGACGACCCCGACGTCGACGAGGTCGACCCCACCGGCCGCTACTTCCGG TACAAGGAGGTCATGGGATCAGGGGCCTTCAAGACAGT CAACAAAGGCTTCGACGTGGTGGAAGTCATCGAGGTGGCATGGGCCAAAGTCTCCAGCACAAGCACATCCTCAAGCTCTACGCCTCATGGCTCGACAAGAAGAAAAGGACCGTCAATATCGTCACTGAGCTGTTCACGTCTGGCAACTTGA